A region of the Halosolutus amylolyticus genome:
TTTTTTGCGTGAGCGGTGAGCTCGCGACGCGAGCGAACCCGAACGGAAAAAAGGTGGTTGCGAGACGCCTTCTTCGCCGCGGCCGATCTCGTATGCGCCGGGGTTTTCGCGGAAGTCGACGTCGTACTCCGGTCCGTCGTCCGTCGAGTCCGACATACGTGTTCGACGGGCGCCAGACGAATGAATCCTCGACAACGGGAAACCCGCGAAACGCAGGGATCAAGAGCGTCGCTAGCAGACGACGGGTCATGAGCGCGGACCAACCGGAGTCGCCGGACGGCTTCGACGACCTCGAGGAGTTGCTACAGGGATACATCAAGGAGTACCAGGAGTTTCTCTCGTGGATCGGGACGGAGGTCGACGACGTCGGCTCCGGGACGATGACGCTCTCGATTCCCTACGACGAGAAACTGACGAACGTCCGCCCCTACGTCGATTCGGACGCGCGCCCGGACATCCACGGCGGCATCGCGGCGACGCTCATCGACACCGCCGGCGGGTTCGTCCTCCGGACCGAACTCGAGAACCCGATCGCCGTGAGCATCGCGACGATCAACCTGAACGTCAACTACCTCCAGCCCGCGACGGGCGATCTCACGGCGACGGCCGACGTGATCCGCGTCGGCGGCACCGTCGGCGTCAGCGAGGTGACCGTCGAGAGCACGACCCCCGATGGCGAGACGCGAGCGGTCGCGACCGGGCAGGGCGCGTATCGGATTTTCCGACAGGAGTGAGCGGCGGACGGCGCGTGTCGACCGTCGGTCGCGCGTGACCCGTTCCGGCCGATCGGTCCGGCCCGGACGACCGTTCTGGACCGTCGGTCCGATCCGGAGCACGTTCCGGAGTGACTAGGTACTTCCTTCCCCCTCAGCGCTTCGACGAACATCTTCCCCACCTGTTCCATCTGAAGGGAATTTATACGCCCCTCTAATAACGCGCTGTTCCGAGCCCCGGGTGTAATCGGCGATCCGCTGCACAGAACCGCGATCGACGATCCACTTCCAGACCGATGACCGACACACCCACTTCGACCGATCGAGACCGGACCGAGACCGACGCGACGGCGGCCGACCGCGAGCCGCTGTTCGATCGCATTCCGCGACGCGACTTCATGAAGGCCGGCGTGGCCGCCGGCGCGATGGGGTCGTTCGCCGGCTGTACGGGGCTGCTCAGCGACGACGACCACCCGTCGGCGGCGGACGTCGATGCGAGCGTCGCGCCCGGTGAACACGACGAGTACTACGCCTTCCTCTCCGGAGGTCACACGGGCGAGATCCGCGTCTACGGCATCCCCTCGATGCGCCAGCTGATGCGGATCCCCGTGTTCAGTACCGAGAGTGCCCGCGGCTACGGCTACGACGATCGAACCAGCGAGATGCTGGAGGAGGCCGGCGGCTACACGTGGGGCGACACCCACCACCCGCGACTCAGCCAGACGGACAACGACTACGACGGCCGCTTCGCCTACGTCAACGACAAGGCCAACGGCCGGATGGCCCGGATCGACCTGAAGTACTTCGAGACGGACGCGATCGTCGACGTTCCCAACACGCAGGGGGTCCACGGAGCCTGTGCGCGCCTGCCCGACACCGATCTCATCTTCGGGGTCGGCGAGTTCCGCGTCCCGATGCCCAACGACGGCCGGGACCTGGACGACCCGGACGAGTACACCTCGGTCCTCACGGCGATCGAGCCCGAGTCGTTCGACGTCGCCTGGCAGGTGCTCGTCGACGGCAACATGGACAACGGCGACGGCGGCAAGAACGGGCGCTGGTTCTTCGCGACGGGCTACAACAGCGAGAACGGCGTCACCGAGAGCGAGATGTCGGGGTCGGACACGGACTACGTGAAGGCGTTCGACACCCTCGCGATCGAGGACGCCGTCGAGGCCGGCGAGTACGAGGAGATCGGCGGCGTCAAGGTCGTCGACGGACGCCAGGACAGTCCGCTCAACGGCGGCTCGGACCCGATCGTCCGGTACGTGGACGTACCGAAGAGCCCCCACGGGGTAAGCGTCACTCCGGACGGCGAGTACGCGATCGCGAGCGGGAAGCTCGATCCGACCTGTTCGGTGATCGACATCGAGATGCTGGGCGACGCCGCGGATCCGAACGACGCGATCGTGGGCCAGCCCCGCGTCGGCATGGGGCCGCTCCACACCGCCTACGACGGCCGGGGACACGCCTACACGACGCTGTTCATCGACTCGCAGGTCGTCAAGTGGGACATCGAGGACGCAGTCGAGGCCGACCTCGGTTCCGAGGAGCCGGTGATCGAGAAGATCGACGTTCACTACAACCCCGGGCACCTGATCGCCGCGGAGTCCTACACGGCCGATCCGCAGGGCGACTGGCTGGTCTCGCTCAACAAGCTCTCGAAGGACCGGTTCCTCCCGGTCGGCCCGATGCACCCGGAGAACGACCAGCTGATCTACATCGGCGACGACGACGCGGGGATGAAACTCGTCAAGGACACGCCCTCGTACGCCGAACCACACGACGCCTCGATCGTCAGTGCGGACAAGCTCGACCCCGCCACGGTGTACGATCCGGAGGACTACGACGAGGAGTTCGTCGGGCCGGAGGACAGCGAGATCGTCCGCGAGGACGGCCGGGTTCACGTGAAGATGTACTCAATGCGCAACGAGTTCGGCTACTCGGACGTCACCGTCCAGGAGGGCGACGAGGTGACGTTCACCGTCACGAACATCGAGGAGACCGACGACATCCTGCACTCGCTGGCGATCCCCGAGTACGACGTCAACATAAAACTCGCCCCGCAGGAGACCCGCGAGGTGACGATCACGGCCGACGAGCCCGGCGTCTACTGGATGTACTGTGCGTTTTTCTGTAGCGCACTCCACCTCGAGATGCGCTCGCGACTGCTCGTCGAACCCGCGGAGTGATCTCGATGACCCGCCTCACTCGGCTGCTCGAACTCAGGCGCTTCCTCCCGCTGACAGCCGCTGGACTGTTCGTACTCGCACTGACGATGCCGGTGTGGCGGATCGTCCTCACGGCGCCACAGTACATGGACCCGCTGGTCGTGGAACTCTACGCCTACCCGCGACTGGGTGGCGACTTCGGTGAGGTGCACTCCCTCAACAAGTACGTCGGGTTCTACTACCCCGATCCGGTGTACGTCGATCCGAACTACGACGTCCACGAGAAGGCCGTCGCCGTCCCCGAGTGGGTACTCGGTCCCGTCGTGTTCGTCGGCCTCGCGCTGGCCAGCGCCGTCGTCGCCTGTCTCCCCTCGGGCCGCCCGCTCCGTCGGGGAGTGACCGCCCTGGTCGCCGGGACGATCGCGATCTTCGGCGCGATGCTCGCGATCATCCAGTACCGGCTCTACCAGGCCGGCCACTCGCTCGATCCGGACGCGCCGCTGTCCGGGGTCGAGGGGTTCACCCCGCCGGTCCTCGGGACCTACGAGGTGGCCAACATCAGCGGCAACGCCTGGTTCGGTCCCGGCGGGTACGTGACGCTGATCGCCGTCGGCCTGCTGGTCGTCGCGTTCCGCTTTCGGGATTCCGGAGCGACGGTCCGGGACGTGCCGGCGCTGTTCCGGTCCGGTTCCGACCGCGTCCGCGCCCGGATTCGTGGCTGGTGCGATCGATCCGGGCCGGACGATCGATCGGGTACGGACGGAGGAGCGGGGACGAGATCCGACGAGACGCCACGCGCCGAATCGCGCGCTACTGATCCCACTCGCTCGACCCCGGAGGGTGAGTCCCCGTGACCGAATCCTGGTTCGCCGTCGCCGCCGCGGTGATGCTCGTCGGGTCGCTCGCGGGTGCAGCCGTCGCCGCGACGGACGACTCGACCGACGGAGAGAGCGTCGACGGCTGGAGCGCGACCGTTCCCGACGTCCACGACGTCCCGGAACCCGACGAAGACGGTACCGCGACCGTCGGCGATCGCGAGTACGACTCCCTGCAGGCGGCGATCGACGCCGCCGACCCCGGCGATACGGTGCTCGTCGCGGGACGGTTCGACGAGCGCGTGACCGTCGAGACGCCGGCCGTCACGATCGAGGCCGTCGAACGGGACGGCGCAGTGATCGACGGCGGCGGCGAGGGGACCGTCGTCGACGTCCGTGCCGACGGCGTGACGATCGCGGGGGTCTGGATCCGCAACTCCGGCACCGACCAGACCGACGACGACAGCGGCGTGGTCGTCAACGGCTCGAACGCCACCCTGTCGGAACTCCGGCTGACCGACGTCGACTTCGGCGTCTGGATCGGCGCAGTTGACGGCGTGACCGTCGAGGAGAGCATCGTCGCCGGTCGCGAGGACGTCACGGTGCCCGAACGCGGCAACGGCATCCACCTCTGGGAGACCACCGACGCCGAGATCAGGAACAACTACGTCACGACCGTCCGCGACGGGATCTACTACCAGTGGGCGGAGGGCGTCGCCGCCGAGGGCAACGTCATGTGGGAGATGCGCTACGGCGTCCACTACATGTACTCGAACGACAACGTACTCGCGGACAACGTCGCGTTCGACAACGACGTCGGGTTCGCCCTGATGGTCTCGCAGGAACTCACGCTCCGGAACAACACCGCGGCGAACAACGACGGCTCGAGCGGTCACGGCATCCTCGTCAAGGACGTCGAGAACAGCGAGATCGTCGACAACGACCTCGTCGGCAACGGCAACGGACTGTACGTCTACAACGCCCAGCACAACCGCATGGCGGACAACCTCGTCCTCGAGAACGACGTGGGCGTTCACATCACGGCCGGCAGCAGCGGCGAACTCGTGACCGGCAACAGCTTCGTCGCGAACGACGCCGCCGCGTTCGCGGAGACGAACGCGCAGGTCAGCTGGAACGACACCGATCGAGGCAACTACTGGTCGGACGCCCGCGCCGTCGACCTCGACGGCGACGGAACGAGCGAAGCCCGCCACCAGCCCGCCGGTACCGTCGAACGGGTGGTCCACGAGAACCCGCAGGCGGCCGTCTTCACCGAGAGTCCCGCGTTCGACGCCGTTCGACTGGCCGAGAGTTCGTTCCCGATCGTCGAGACGCCGGGCATCGTCGACCAGCGACCGCTGGCCGAGCCAGCACACGAGGACTGGAGGTCCTACTATGAACATCACGATCACTGACGTCCACAAGCGATACGGCGACGTCGTCGCCCTCGACGGCCCCTCCTTCGAGGTGCCCTCGGGGTCGACGTTCGGCGTCCTCGGGACGAACGGGGCGGGAAAGACGACGCTGTTCGAACTGCTGGTCGGCCACGACCGGCCCGACGAAGGCCGGATCGAGGTCGGCGGCCTCGACGTCGAGCGCGCGGGCCACCGCGTCCGCGAGCGCGTCGGTTTCCTGCCCGAACACAGCGGCTTCCCGGCGTCGATGACCGGCCGCGAGGTGCTCTCGGTGCACGCCCGTATCCGCGGGCTCTCCGGCCGCGACGATCGGATCGCGGCGTGTCTCGACCTCGTCGACCTGGCCGATGCCGCCGATCGGCCCGTCTCCGGCTACTCGAACGGGATGGGTCGACGCCTCGGCCTCGCGTCGGTCCTGCTCTCACAGCCGCCGGTGCTCGTCCTCGACGAGCCGACGGCCGGGCTGGACCCGCGCGGCGTGGCGGCGTTTCACCGCATCGTCGAGCGCATCGACGGCGAGACCGACGCCACGGTCGTCCTCTCCTCGCACGTGCTGAGCGAGGTCGAGCGCCTCTGTGACGAGGTCGCCATCCTCCAGGACGGCCAGTTGCGCGCCGCCGGGCCGATCGACGATCTCCGAACCGCGCCCGGCCGCGTGACGGTCTCGTTCCACCCTGCAGACGATCGCGAGGCGCTCCTCGCGGCCGTCCAGGGGCGGGGCGACGTCACCGACGCCGGCGACGGGATCGACGTCGAGTGCGACCGCGAGACGGCGTTCGATCTCGTCGCGGGGATCGACTCCGATCTCGTCGATCGGTTCGAGGTCCGCGAACCGGGTCTCGAGGCGGCGTTCCACGAGGCGATCGCCGGGGATCGGCCGGCGGCGGCCGGGGAGGTGGAGCCGTGACGGGTGACCTGCCCCGACCCGACGAAGATGCCAGCGTATCGGCCGATCGAGACCGACCCACCGATGGCGGCGGACCGACAGATCGCCGGCCCGACGGCGAACGCGGGGGCGAACCGCGACCCGACGGCGGCTACGAGGCCGAACCCGGGGCCGAGGCCGCGATCGGCACCGGGCTCGCCGCCGAGTCGGGGCGCTGGTACCGGCAACTGTTCGTCGTCGCCGAGACGGAGTATCGGCTGGCGGTCAGGAACCGGTGGGCGATCGCGCTCACGGCGATCTTCGCCGCGTTCGCGCTCGGGCTGACGACCTTCAGCGGCTCCTCGGTCAGCCCCCAGGGGTTCGAGCGTGTCGTCGCGAGTCTCGCCGTCCTCGCGGTCTACCTCGTGCCGCTGGTCGCGTTCGCGTTCAGCTACGACGCCGTCGTCGGCCGGGAGGAGAGCGGCTGGCTCCAGACGCTGTTCGCCCTGCCCGTCTCCCGGTCGTGGGTCGTCCTCGGGACGCTCCTCGGGCGGGCGACCGTGCTCGCGAGCGCGACGATCGTCGGGTTCGGCGTCGCCGGCGGCTTCCTCCTGCTCGAGTACGGCCTCGCCGGCTTCGACGCCTACGTCGGCTTCCTGCTCGCGACGGTCGGCCTCGGGCTGGCCTTCCTCGCGATCGGCGTCCTGCTGTCGACGATCGCGCGCGAGAAGACCCACGCGCTCGGGATCGCCCTGCTGGCGTGGGCGTGGTTCGTCCTCGTTCACGACCTGCTCGGACTCGGCCTGGTCGCCGCGTTCGGCCTCTCGGAGACGGCGATCTCGGCGATGGTGGTGGCGAACCCCACCGCGATCTTCCGGGCGCTGGTCCTCGGCGCGCTCGGTGCCGGCGGCGAGGCCGGCTTCGCCGCCGTGCTCGCGTCGGCCGGCCTCTCCGCGGGCGTGCTCGCCGCGGCCCTGCTCGCGTGGATCGCCGTTCCGACCGCACTCGCAACCGTCGCGATCCGGAGGCGACGACTGTGACTCGACGCGATCGCACGCACGACTGCGCACACGGGCACCCCGGCGGAGGGGCCGGGACCGATCGCTAC
Encoded here:
- a CDS encoding ABC transporter permease, with the protein product MTGDLPRPDEDASVSADRDRPTDGGGPTDRRPDGERGGEPRPDGGYEAEPGAEAAIGTGLAAESGRWYRQLFVVAETEYRLAVRNRWAIALTAIFAAFALGLTTFSGSSVSPQGFERVVASLAVLAVYLVPLVAFAFSYDAVVGREESGWLQTLFALPVSRSWVVLGTLLGRATVLASATIVGFGVAGGFLLLEYGLAGFDAYVGFLLATVGLGLAFLAIGVLLSTIAREKTHALGIALLAWAWFVLVHDLLGLGLVAAFGLSETAISAMVVANPTAIFRALVLGALGAGGEAGFAAVLASAGLSAGVLAAALLAWIAVPTALATVAIRRRRL
- a CDS encoding ABC transporter ATP-binding protein; amino-acid sequence: MNITITDVHKRYGDVVALDGPSFEVPSGSTFGVLGTNGAGKTTLFELLVGHDRPDEGRIEVGGLDVERAGHRVRERVGFLPEHSGFPASMTGREVLSVHARIRGLSGRDDRIAACLDLVDLADAADRPVSGYSNGMGRRLGLASVLLSQPPVLVLDEPTAGLDPRGVAAFHRIVERIDGETDATVVLSSHVLSEVERLCDEVAILQDGQLRAAGPIDDLRTAPGRVTVSFHPADDREALLAAVQGRGDVTDAGDGIDVECDRETAFDLVAGIDSDLVDRFEVREPGLEAAFHEAIAGDRPAAAGEVEP
- a CDS encoding PaaI family thioesterase → MSADQPESPDGFDDLEELLQGYIKEYQEFLSWIGTEVDDVGSGTMTLSIPYDEKLTNVRPYVDSDARPDIHGGIAATLIDTAGGFVLRTELENPIAVSIATINLNVNYLQPATGDLTATADVIRVGGTVGVSEVTVESTTPDGETRAVATGQGAYRIFRQE
- the nosZ gene encoding TAT-dependent nitrous-oxide reductase; translated protein: MTDTPTSTDRDRTETDATAADREPLFDRIPRRDFMKAGVAAGAMGSFAGCTGLLSDDDHPSAADVDASVAPGEHDEYYAFLSGGHTGEIRVYGIPSMRQLMRIPVFSTESARGYGYDDRTSEMLEEAGGYTWGDTHHPRLSQTDNDYDGRFAYVNDKANGRMARIDLKYFETDAIVDVPNTQGVHGACARLPDTDLIFGVGEFRVPMPNDGRDLDDPDEYTSVLTAIEPESFDVAWQVLVDGNMDNGDGGKNGRWFFATGYNSENGVTESEMSGSDTDYVKAFDTLAIEDAVEAGEYEEIGGVKVVDGRQDSPLNGGSDPIVRYVDVPKSPHGVSVTPDGEYAIASGKLDPTCSVIDIEMLGDAADPNDAIVGQPRVGMGPLHTAYDGRGHAYTTLFIDSQVVKWDIEDAVEADLGSEEPVIEKIDVHYNPGHLIAAESYTADPQGDWLVSLNKLSKDRFLPVGPMHPENDQLIYIGDDDAGMKLVKDTPSYAEPHDASIVSADKLDPATVYDPEDYDEEFVGPEDSEIVREDGRVHVKMYSMRNEFGYSDVTVQEGDEVTFTVTNIEETDDILHSLAIPEYDVNIKLAPQETREVTITADEPGVYWMYCAFFCSALHLEMRSRLLVEPAE
- the nosD gene encoding nitrous oxide reductase family maturation protein NosD, producing the protein MTESWFAVAAAVMLVGSLAGAAVAATDDSTDGESVDGWSATVPDVHDVPEPDEDGTATVGDREYDSLQAAIDAADPGDTVLVAGRFDERVTVETPAVTIEAVERDGAVIDGGGEGTVVDVRADGVTIAGVWIRNSGTDQTDDDSGVVVNGSNATLSELRLTDVDFGVWIGAVDGVTVEESIVAGREDVTVPERGNGIHLWETTDAEIRNNYVTTVRDGIYYQWAEGVAAEGNVMWEMRYGVHYMYSNDNVLADNVAFDNDVGFALMVSQELTLRNNTAANNDGSSGHGILVKDVENSEIVDNDLVGNGNGLYVYNAQHNRMADNLVLENDVGVHITAGSSGELVTGNSFVANDAAAFAETNAQVSWNDTDRGNYWSDARAVDLDGDGTSEARHQPAGTVERVVHENPQAAVFTESPAFDAVRLAESSFPIVETPGIVDQRPLAEPAHEDWRSYYEHHDH